In the Mesorhizobium sp. J428 genome, one interval contains:
- a CDS encoding porin, whose protein sequence is MPDVVAKVGVNQGWGGAWAQFGYDESFLGTDGYAAKLGLHLNMPNMPGSSLRLIGTYANNANIYSTGQFDAISSEWSILASYNQQFTETLGVSVAGHYYNNLHAGLATTGINAYAAETSVVWFPVSQFEVRSELAYSKIETLDGTVSGFLRFTRYF, encoded by the coding sequence ATGCCGGACGTCGTTGCAAAGGTCGGCGTCAATCAGGGATGGGGCGGTGCGTGGGCTCAATTCGGCTACGACGAATCGTTCCTTGGAACTGATGGGTATGCGGCGAAGCTCGGTCTTCACCTGAACATGCCCAACATGCCTGGATCGTCCCTCAGGCTCATCGGCACCTACGCCAACAATGCGAATATCTATTCGACCGGCCAGTTCGATGCAATCAGTTCTGAATGGTCGATCCTCGCGTCGTACAACCAGCAGTTCACAGAAACGCTGGGCGTCTCGGTCGCAGGACACTACTACAACAACCTGCACGCGGGTCTGGCGACGACCGGCATCAATGCATATGCAGCTGAGACCTCAGTAGTGTGGTTCCCTGTCTCGCAGTTTGAAGTGCGCAGCGAGCTTGCCTACAGCAAGATTGAGACTCTCGACGGGACGGTCTCCGGGTTCCTTCGCTTCACCCGCTACTTCTAA